ACGTCTTCGACCTGCCACTGCAAGATCGGGTACTCGTCAGTGGTTGTCCAGTACTCCTCGAAGTTGAGGTTCATGTTCTGTTCGGCTGCTGCACCGGTCATCTCGGCTTGCCCGAGTCCAGTACTATACTCTTGTGCTGGTTCTTCCCCAGTATTCATTACGCTGGTTCCTGTGGTGGTGCCCGAACTGTCTATACTCCAGTACGTGTCAGAGGGGGATGGCGAATCGACGTGAACCTCTCCAGCAAATCCGCCAACTTCTTCAGTTCCATCGACTGGTCCAGAAGCGTACGTACTGGCTACTGGTGCATCCACGTGGCCTGCAACACCGCCAACGGTGTCTCCGACCACCTCGGCGGAACTGTACGAGTTTCGGATCTGACTCGAGCCAATATGGTAGCCGACGATGCCACCTGCACGGCCATCAGTAGCTCGTACAGTGCCTGTCGAATACGATTGCGAAATCGTGGCACCGCCACTCCCCACGATAATGCCTGCGCGACCCTCACCGGAGACATCGATATCTGCCGACACGCGCGTAATAACGCCTTCCGAGCTACGAGCAACGACCCCACCGACGGGTTCGTCGGAGGACTCGACCTGCCCCGTGACGGCGACTGACCGGACCTCTCCGGTGAGATGTCCGACTGCACTGCCGGCATACCTGTTGCCGGATACTTCAACATCTTCGAGTTTCGTATTTTTCACCGTCCCTGACAGGCCACTAAACAGACCAGTATACTGCTCGCCAGGACGGTTAATTACGAGTCCGGAGATCGTATGTCCCTGTCCGTCAAGCGTCCCGCTGAAGGCTGGGCCGCTACCGCTTCCAATGGTGTCCTCTGCAATCGGGTCGAATCCTGCCCCTGCATTCCAGTTGTCGGTTGAAGTTGCGTCGATATCATTCCCGAGTACGTAGTGTGCTTCGAGGTCCTGCTCCATTGCCTGGAGCTCCTCGGCTGTGGTGATGACGTAGGGATCGGCTTCTGTTCCTTCGCCGTCCAGCTCAAATGATGATGTTGAACTGTCACCTACTACGGCAACAGGACTAATTAATAGAGCTAGTGAGGCAACCAGTAAACAGACGCAAATTAATTTTTTTGCCATACCGTTCACTAACTTTCGATTACCAGCAATTTATTATTTGGTTCCTCATCCGCCCAGTTTGAGTCGGCTGGTGGCTGAACGATAAACTCTATTTCGCCAGTCGACTGATCCGGGGGAAGTTCCATATTGGCATCCCTGCCGAATGCAAAGGTTACAGAGTTGTCATCAGGGCCCGTTTGGGCGGACAACGCATTATCCATCCGGACGCTACCTGCCTCTGCGACAACTACGGCATCAGTTACTTCGTTTCCGTCTTCGTCAACGACATTGACCGTCACGTCGTTTTCACCCTCCTCAATAGATGGGTCCTCAAATTCTACATCCACCTCGGTATCGGTCTCGAACGTTCCGACGCCGCCCAGGATCTGCAGCATGATCCCGAGCGAGGCGACGCCGATGACCAGCGCGATGACGAGTCTGATCGGCAGTCCCTCGATCGCCCGTTCGTCCCCGAGGAACGAACGGTCCGATTCTGTCGTGTCCTGCGGTCGTTTCGACTTCATACCCCGATTGGCTCGTCTTGTAACTTAAACTTTGACTCAAAAGTTTAAATCCGATACCGGGACAAATATTAGCATGAGCTTCGTTATCGGTCGCGGCAACGATGCCGATCCCGAGCAAGCGGGCTATCTTGGGCGGTATCGCGCACTCGACGGCAGTGAGGGGGCAAAGCTACACGTGGATCTCGACGGCCCGCACGCGATGTTGATCGTGGGAAAACGCGGCTACGGGAAGTCGTTTACGATGGGCGTCGTCGCCGAAGAACTGGCGCGGGCACCCGGCGTCGCACCGGTCGTCATCGACCCGATGGGCGTCTTCGGGACGCTTGGAGACGGGGCAGATGGCGAGCCGGTACCGGTCGAGGTGCTGGACGCCCCGGCGGTCTCCGCGGACACGCTCGATCCGCGGTCGTGGTGTTCACTGCTCGGGCTGTCGCCCGAAAGCGGGGCCGGTGGGCTGGTCTGGCAGGCCGCCCAGGAGTCGAGCACGCTCTCGGGGATGCGCCGACACGTCGAGGCCAGCGATGCGCCGGCCAACGACGTCCGCGCGGCAGTGAACCACATCGACCTCGCGGACTCGTGGGGCGTCTTCGATCCCGATGGGCTCGACGCCGCGGCACTCTCGGGCACGGAAATTTCTGTACTGGACATATCGGGGCTGGACGCCGCGCCGATGAACGCCGTCTGTCGGGGCGTGGGCGAGGCACTGTACCGGGCGCGCATCGACGAGTCGATCGACCGACTGCCGTGGCTGCTGATCGACGAGGCCCACACCTTCTTCGGCGGCGTCGGCCAGCCCGCGCTGCATACGATCCTCACACGCGGGCGCGCACCGGGCGTGAGCCTCGTGCTGGCGACACAACGGCCCAGCGCGGTGTCGGATACCGCGATCTCCCAGTCCGACGTGTTGATCTCCCACCGGCTGACCGCCGAAGCCGACCTGGAGGCGCTGACCGCCGCCCAGCCGACGTACATGAACGAGTCGCTTGACGAACGCCTCCCCACCGAGCCGGGCGAAGTCGTCGTAATCGACGACGCGACGGAGACGATCCACGCCGCCCAGGTCCGGTTTCGGGATACCCCACACGGCGGTGGCAGTCCGAGTGCGCGCGAAGTCGCCGAACTGGACTGATCGTCGTACTACTATCGACGGAGACTGTAGAAATTTAAATACGATCGGGGCGCAAACGGGATATGACTGATATCGATCGGCTCGACCAGCGACTCTCGGCGGTCGAACGCGTCGTCGTCGATGGCGACGTTTCGCTCGACGAGCTATCCGAGCTGACGGAGCTGGCAGAGACCGTGGCGGAGCTCGAGAACCGGGTCAAAGAACAGGAACAGCGAATTGCGGAACTCGAAGCGACGGCCCAGTCGATCGAGGGCTACGTCGGCAACGTCGAGTCGGTCAACGAGGAGGTCGAACGGCAGGCGGCGACGGCCGTCGCGACGGTCGATCGCCTCGAACGTCAGCTGGATGCGATCGAGGTCGAACTCGACGACCTGCGGGGTGGCGTCCTGCTGGAGGACGAGGGCGACGCGGACGCCTCGAACGAGGACGAGGAGCCGGGCGACGAAGCCGACGACGACAGCGAGTTCGTCTTTCTCCAGGACGAACCGACGCCCGAGCGGGCGATCGACGGTATCGTCGACGAGGAACCGACGGCAACGGTCGACGACGGGATGGACCGGCCGGTCTCCACTGCCGACCAGGAAACCGTCGACACTGCGGTCAGCGAGGAGCCGGCCACCACGGCGACCGGCGATGAAGAGGATGACGGACTCTTTACTTCGTTGCGATCGAAGTTCGGATGATCCGGTACGTGCTGGCGGCGCTGTTGACGGTGGCGATCCTGGGGATGGCTGTCATCGCCATCGATGCCACGGCGGTCGACAACACCGAAAGCCAGCTTCTCAGTACCGCTTCGGAGATCCAAGCGGCGGCAGTCGATCTCGCAGAAACCGAGCAGACGACGCCGGAGACACATCCGAACCCCAGCCGGGTCGTGGAGGTGACGATACCGGAGGCGTCGTTGACGACCGTCGGCGTCGACCACTTCGAGATCGAACCGTTACCCGAGGCTGACGCGAGCGTCGTCCGGTACACGCTCGAGGACGGGACGACCGGCCGTGAACTCCTCGACGAGCGGATCGTCTACCACGAGCCCACGGAAAACCGAACGACGCGGGTCGGGACGTCCGGAACGCAGGTGCTGACCCTCGAACTCCGCCGGGACGGCTCAGGTGATCCGGTTGTCGTCGCCAATCCCCCGCCACGCGAGGCACCGGGTCGCGTCGCTGCCCCGGTCGACGTACCGGAGAGGGAAGCCACGTCTGTCGCACGACCGACCGTCACCGTCGGGTACTGGTGATTCACACCGGGCGATCGAGGCGCGGGGGCCTGTCGTTGCAGTGTATAATTTTAAATCAAATGCCGAGCCAGATACGACATGTCTACGGACGGAGTCGAGCATACGGTCCGGGGGTGGCTCTCCGAACTCGGCCTCGAGGGCCTGCTCGACGAGTCGACAGAGTCCCACTGTGGCTGTAGCCTGCAGTTCGAGGATCGCACGCTCGTCGTCGAGGCGGACGACTGTAGCGGCGACCTCGCAACGTCACCCGCGTGTCGCCATTCCGTCGTCGAGGAACTCGCGACGCGGGACGCCGAGGCGATCGTCGTCTACTCGGAGGGATTGAAACATCGCTACGACAGTGCCGGCACCGGCTTTTTCGGGGCTGCTGGACGGTTCGTCGAGCTGCTCGGCGATCGCGACGACGTGCTGGCCCGTGACGTGGCCCGGGATCCGATCGGTGCCGGCACCCAACTGGAGACCAGGGTCGATGCTATCGGCGACGTGGCGCTCGAATCCGGGCTCCTCGACGCCATCGCGGGGGTCGATACGTATGCGGACGTGTTCGCCCCGCGCGTGGGACTGGAGATCGCGTACTACTACGTCGACCGCTCGATCGACGACTCCGCACGGCTCCAGGACGTCCGGGAACTGGAAACCGGGAGTACGGCACGGATCTACGAGCGCGAGGACCGGTTGCCGCTGTACGCCCTCGACATCGTGGATCTCTCGCTATCGCCGGAGGAACGTGACCTCGTCGTGGGGGGCTACGAGGCGATCGCGGAAGGCTGGGTCGAGGGGGATCGTGCCCCCTCCCGGGCGATCGAGTTCGTCTCCGACGACCCCGTCGACCCGAAGCTGACGACCGTCCTCGAAAAGCATACCGAGGGGTACGGGATCCTCGAGGATCTGTTTTCCGACCCGGCAGTTACGGACGTGTACGTCACCTCGCCGGTGACGAACAACCCGCTTCGCGTAGAACTCGACGGCGAGGCCATGGAGACGAACGTCCATCTCACCGAGCGGGGCGCGAAGGCACTTGCCTCGCGAGTGCGCCGGACCAGTGGCCGGGCCTTCTCGCGAGCGAAGCCGACGATCGATGCGACTGCCTCGCTTGCAAACGGTCGCGGCCTGCGGATCGCGGGCGTCACTGACCCGGTAGCAGACGGCATCGGCTTCGCGTTCCGCGAGCAGTCCGACGACCGGTTTACGATTCCCGGCCTGGTCGCAAACGGGACGATGCCCGCCGAGGTCGCAGGCTTCCTGTCGACCGCGATCGAGCGCAACGCGGCCACGATGATCGCGGGGACGCGCGGCTCCGGGAAGACCACACTGCTCGGGACCCTGCTCTACGAGGTAACGCCAGAAACCCGGACGGTCGTAATCGAGGATACGCCGGAGCTTCCGGTTGGGCCGCTCCAGTCGGTCGGCCGTGACGTGCAGGCGTTACGGACTGGGACGGGCGACGGACCGGAGATTTCGCCCGCCGACGCTCTGCGGACCGCGCTACGTCTCGGCGATGGTGCGCTGGTCGTCGGAGAGATCCGGGGCGACGAAGCCCAGGTGCTCTACGAGGCGATGCGCGTCGGCGCGAACGCCAACGCAGTGCTCGGGACGATCCACGGCGACGGGGGCGATGAGGTGTACGAGCGGGTCGTCTCCGATCTTAACGTCGAGCCGTCCTCGTTCGGTGCGACCGACCTTGTCGTCACGGTGCAAGCGTACGGGACAGAAGATGGGCGGAGTCGGCGGGTCGCCCGGATCGAGGAGGTGCTGGGCGATGGCGACGAGATCTGGTTCGAGCCGCTGTACGAACTCGACGGCGAGACGGCAGCAGCGACCGGACGGATCGATCGGGGGGAGAGTCGCTTTGTCAACGAGATGGCCGGACCGACCGAGGAGTACGCCGATGTCCGTGCGGCGATCGCCGAGCGGACCGAACGGATCGAACGACTGGCCGCCGACGGCCGGCTCTCGCCGGAGGAGGTAGCATCGGCGTATATGGATCGAGGGTGACGATGCACGTGAAACACACGGGGTTGCGGGGACTGGCCACGCTGTATCCCTACGAGGTCGACGCTAGCGAGGAACTGGTCGACTCGGTGCGATTTATCGACGCGCCGTACGACGCGGAGACGGTAGTCCGTGCGGGCTATGGTGCGGGGGTCCTCGGCGGACTGGCACCGTTACCGCTCGTACTGTTCGATATTCCGTTCCTCTTCGTGGGTGTGTTCGTCGTAACGTGCGCGCTCGCGGCGGTTCACGGTGTCCACTCGTGGCCCCACCTCGCCGCGGCGTTTCGGCGGACCGAGGCACTCGGCGAGACGCCGAACCTCATCGGGCGGACGGTCCTGCGGATGCAGATCCAACCCTCTCTGGAGAACGCAGTCAGGTTCGCGGCCGACACTGGCGACGGGCCGCTCTCGCGGAGCCTCGGGGCTCACTTCAAACGATCGAAGGGGACGCCCCACGCCGGATTGCTCTCCTTTTCGGACGAGTGGTCGGAGTACTTTCCGGCACTCCGGCGCTCCTCGACGCTGCTGTCGACGGCACAGGATGCCCCTGAGGGCGAGCGTGCCCGCACGCTCGATCGATCGCTATCGGCGATCCTCAACGGCACGAGAAGTCAGATGGCGGAGTTTACTGCCTCGATCCGCGCGCCGACGACGATGTTGTTCGCGTTTGGCATCCTGCTTCCATTATCCCTGATTGCGCTGGTGCCTGCCGCGCCGATGGCTGGCATCTCACTCAATATCTGGATCTTCGTCCTGCTGTACAACGTGGTGTTACCGTTGTCGCTGATCGCCGCGTCGCTGTGGCTACTGGTGCGCCGTCCGGTGGCATTCCCGCCGCCGCAGATCAGCCGCGATCATCCCGATCTTCCGGATCGACTCTGGATCCGGGCCGGCTGGGGTGTTTTCGTTGCGGTCTGTGCGTACCTCGTCATCGAAGCCGTCGGTCCGGGCTATCTCTCGCTGATTGGTGCACTCGGTATCGGAACTGGTGTCGCCCTACTGGCGATCTACAGCCCCGTCCTGACGCTTCGCAATCACGTTCGGGACGTTGAGGAGCATCTTACCGACGCGCTGTATATCGTCGGTCGACAGGTATCGGAGGGCGAGTCAGTCGAATCGGCGATCGATCTCGCCGCCGAACGCGTCCCCGCCGAGACCGGCGATGTCTTCGATCATGCGGCTGGCGTCCAGCGACGACTCCACACCGGCGTCGAGGAGGCGTTTCTCGGCACCTACGGCGCGCTCCGGGACGTCCCGAGTCAGCGAGCGCGGAGCATGGCTGCCCTGCTCGCCATCGCTGGCGAGGAAGGCAAGCCTGCGGGACGCGCAATCGTCTCGATGGCCGACCATCTCGAAGAGCTAGAGGAGGTCGAGGCCGAGACGAAACGCGAGCTCGTCCAGGTCACCAGCACGCTGGACAACACTGCCGCGTACTTCGGGCCGATGGTCGGCGGCGCGACGGTCGGCATGGCCGAAATGCTCAGTGCCGAGGACTTCGAGATGGCTCAGGGACTCGGTGATGCGACGACGCTGGCTATCGAGAACCTTGGCGTGGTTGTGGCTATCTATCTGATCATGCTTGCGTTCATTATGACGCCGCTGTCGTACGCGCTCCGATACGGGATGGACCGAACGCTGTTCGCGTATCATATCGGGCGAACGCTGCTGTCGTCGATGGTCCTGTTCGTGCTGACTGTCGGGTTGATCGACGTGGTGCTCGTTGGTCCGATGTGAGACTGACAGGATAAATTATTTCTACTATTTCCACATAAGTTCATTTCTATATCAAAATATAAATATCGGCGTTCAGTACAGGCGGTATGGACTTCGAGGCTCCGGTCGACGCCTGGTACGTCTTCATTGCGGTCGGGATCGTGAGCGTCGCGCTTGCGGGACTGGCACTGGGGGTCTCGACTGGTGTTCCACCTGACGCTCAGGAGGGAGCTAACGCCATCGAAGGTGCGACCAGCGCCGAGTACACCGCAAGTGCAAGCCACGAGCACGACGCGGAGACAGTGATCGTCGAACGTAGCACGATCACCATGGAGAACGAACACG
This genomic window from Natranaeroarchaeum aerophilus contains:
- a CDS encoding DUF7382 domain-containing protein, coding for MKSKRPQDTTESDRSFLGDERAIEGLPIRLVIALVIGVASLGIMLQILGGVGTFETDTEVDVEFEDPSIEEGENDVTVNVVDEDGNEVTDAVVVAEAGSVRMDNALSAQTGPDDNSVTFAFGRDANMELPPDQSTGEIEFIVQPPADSNWADEEPNNKLLVIES
- a CDS encoding ATP-binding protein, producing MSFVIGRGNDADPEQAGYLGRYRALDGSEGAKLHVDLDGPHAMLIVGKRGYGKSFTMGVVAEELARAPGVAPVVIDPMGVFGTLGDGADGEPVPVEVLDAPAVSADTLDPRSWCSLLGLSPESGAGGLVWQAAQESSTLSGMRRHVEASDAPANDVRAAVNHIDLADSWGVFDPDGLDAAALSGTEISVLDISGLDAAPMNAVCRGVGEALYRARIDESIDRLPWLLIDEAHTFFGGVGQPALHTILTRGRAPGVSLVLATQRPSAVSDTAISQSDVLISHRLTAEADLEALTAAQPTYMNESLDERLPTEPGEVVVIDDATETIHAAQVRFRDTPHGGGSPSAREVAELD
- a CDS encoding DUF7310 family coiled-coil domain-containing protein; this translates as MTDIDRLDQRLSAVERVVVDGDVSLDELSELTELAETVAELENRVKEQEQRIAELEATAQSIEGYVGNVESVNEEVERQAATAVATVDRLERQLDAIEVELDDLRGGVLLEDEGDADASNEDEEPGDEADDDSEFVFLQDEPTPERAIDGIVDEEPTATVDDGMDRPVSTADQETVDTAVSEEPATTATGDEEDDGLFTSLRSKFG
- a CDS encoding DUF7311 family protein codes for the protein MIRYVLAALLTVAILGMAVIAIDATAVDNTESQLLSTASEIQAAAVDLAETEQTTPETHPNPSRVVEVTIPEASLTTVGVDHFEIEPLPEADASVVRYTLEDGTTGRELLDERIVYHEPTENRTTRVGTSGTQVLTLELRRDGSGDPVVVANPPPREAPGRVAAPVDVPEREATSVARPTVTVGYW
- a CDS encoding type II/IV secretion system ATPase subunit translates to MSTDGVEHTVRGWLSELGLEGLLDESTESHCGCSLQFEDRTLVVEADDCSGDLATSPACRHSVVEELATRDAEAIVVYSEGLKHRYDSAGTGFFGAAGRFVELLGDRDDVLARDVARDPIGAGTQLETRVDAIGDVALESGLLDAIAGVDTYADVFAPRVGLEIAYYYVDRSIDDSARLQDVRELETGSTARIYEREDRLPLYALDIVDLSLSPEERDLVVGGYEAIAEGWVEGDRAPSRAIEFVSDDPVDPKLTTVLEKHTEGYGILEDLFSDPAVTDVYVTSPVTNNPLRVELDGEAMETNVHLTERGAKALASRVRRTSGRAFSRAKPTIDATASLANGRGLRIAGVTDPVADGIGFAFREQSDDRFTIPGLVANGTMPAEVAGFLSTAIERNAATMIAGTRGSGKTTLLGTLLYEVTPETRTVVIEDTPELPVGPLQSVGRDVQALRTGTGDGPEISPADALRTALRLGDGALVVGEIRGDEAQVLYEAMRVGANANAVLGTIHGDGGDEVYERVVSDLNVEPSSFGATDLVVTVQAYGTEDGRSRRVARIEEVLGDGDEIWFEPLYELDGETAAATGRIDRGESRFVNEMAGPTEEYADVRAAIAERTERIERLAADGRLSPEEVASAYMDRG
- a CDS encoding secretion system protein is translated as MHVKHTGLRGLATLYPYEVDASEELVDSVRFIDAPYDAETVVRAGYGAGVLGGLAPLPLVLFDIPFLFVGVFVVTCALAAVHGVHSWPHLAAAFRRTEALGETPNLIGRTVLRMQIQPSLENAVRFAADTGDGPLSRSLGAHFKRSKGTPHAGLLSFSDEWSEYFPALRRSSTLLSTAQDAPEGERARTLDRSLSAILNGTRSQMAEFTASIRAPTTMLFAFGILLPLSLIALVPAAPMAGISLNIWIFVLLYNVVLPLSLIAASLWLLVRRPVAFPPPQISRDHPDLPDRLWIRAGWGVFVAVCAYLVIEAVGPGYLSLIGALGIGTGVALLAIYSPVLTLRNHVRDVEEHLTDALYIVGRQVSEGESVESAIDLAAERVPAETGDVFDHAAGVQRRLHTGVEEAFLGTYGALRDVPSQRARSMAALLAIAGEEGKPAGRAIVSMADHLEELEEVEAETKRELVQVTSTLDNTAAYFGPMVGGATVGMAEMLSAEDFEMAQGLGDATTLAIENLGVVVAIYLIMLAFIMTPLSYALRYGMDRTLFAYHIGRTLLSSMVLFVLTVGLIDVVLVGPM